GCATGAACGAACCCCTCCGCCGGTAGCAGCGCGGCCCTCCAGGGCCGCAATCGCGTTACGGGCCAACGCGGAACGGGATAACGGCCTCCCCCCGTGTCTCCAACGACCCCACCCTCGCCACCACCCGCGCCTCGTGCTGTCCCGGCGCCTCGGCCCGCCGAAGGTCCTGACCGGGGAGCTCAACCATGTGGACCCGCAGACACACGGCAGGAGCACTGGTGGAGCCGACGCGGTAAGGGCCTGTTACGCAGCCCCCACGGTCGAGTCCTGGGCTGCAATCGTACTGTTGTTCGATCTTGGGATGTGCTATAATGCACGGCAATCCCGCCGCGCCTGGGAAGAAGCCACGCATGCCACACGCCCCGCTTACTCTTGCAGCGCATGAAGTGCGCATCGCCTCGCAGTATGACCCATCTGCCGAGGCCACCTTGCACCTGGGCGACTGCCTCGAGTTGATGGCCCAGATACCGGACGCCGCTGCCTCCCTGGTCGTGACCTCACCACCGTATAACATCGGGAAGCAGTACGAGAAGAGACGGTCGCTGGACACCTATCTGGCCATGCAGGCGGCCGTCATCAGGGAAGCAGTCAGGATCACTGCGCCCGAGGGCAGCATCTGCTGGCAAGTTGGCAACTACGTCGAGAACGGTGAGATCGTCCCTCTGGATGTGCTCCTGTACCCGATCTTCGCCGGGCACGGGCTTCAACTGCGCAACCGTGTGGTCTGGCATTTCGAGCACGGCCTGCACTGCACGAAGCGCTTCTCCGGCCGTTACGAGGTCATCCTCTGGTTCACCAGGACCGAGGCCTACCATTTCGATCTTGATGCAGTGCGAGTGCCGCAGAAGTACCAGTCCAAGAAGTACTTCAAGGGGCCGAAGGCCGGGCAGCTCTCGTGCCATCCCGCTGGCAAGAACCCGGGCGACCTGTGGATCATGCCCAACGTGAAGGCTAACCACCGCGAGAAGACGGCGCACCCGTGCCAGTACCCCATCGCGCTCGTTGAGCGCCTGGTGCTTGCCTTGACGAAGCCGGGCGACCTCGTCGTAGACCCCTACATCGGTGTTGGTACTTCCGCCGTAGCCGCGCTCATGCACCAGCGGCGAGCCGCAGGTGCAGACATCGTGGCCGAGTACCTGGACATCGCCCGACAGCGCATCGCTCAGGCGCTCGCCGGCACGGTACCGTACCGTCCGCTAGACATGCCTATATACGATCCATCGCTGCCCAACGGGGGACACAACTGATGCGCATCGTGGAGATGTACTCACACCTCAACGGGCACGAACACATTCTGGTTCACAAGCCTGCCATCTGGAAGGACATCGAGAACTGCGTCCGGCGCATTGATGCCGAGGCATGCCGGACCAAGATATCCAGGGAAAAGACAATGCGTGGGAAGCTGCTCTACAGCCCGGAGGCACTCAATGGTTGTTTTGGCCGCGAGCTAGCCGCGCGCGAGTGGGCAGAGTCCCGCACCTCATACTGGGTGACTCACGACCATCAGTTGATCCGCAGGACCCTCGCTCTGGCCCCCGGCGACCAGAAGCGGGCCATCGAGGAGGCAGGGCACACGCCCATCTTCTCCTACAACCAGACGGACTTCGTCAAGAACCGCATTGCCGTGGAAGTGCAGCTAGGCAAGTACAGCTTCATCGCCTATGACCTCTTCGTCAAGCACATGGCGTTCTTCGTCGGCGATGTCATTGACGTTGGTGTCGAGATACTGGCCATGAAGGAACTCCAGAGCCAGATGTCCTCGGGTGTCGGGTACTACGAGGGCGCGCTCTACGATCTCATTCGCCAGGGGCGCGGCGTCCCCGCAGTGCCGTTGGTTCTCGTTGGCATCGCGCCGTGAGCGGCGCCGTTCCCGACAGTCGTCCCCTTGTGTGAGTGAGCCGCGGTTTGCTCCTCGCCTCCTCTCGCGAGTATAATGCCTCCCAGACTATCCCCTGGAGTCTCACATGTTGCAGCAGGCTTTTGACTGTCACACCCACACCGTGCGCTCGGCGTGCGGTGAGGACATCACCGATGAGTGGCTAGGCGAGCGGGCGCGGGAGAATGGCTTCAGCTTCGCCGTCACCGACCACACGATGCACCTGTACTACGAGCGCGAAATCGCCTGGGCCATGATGAGCGAGGACGGCATCCGGCTCTTCGAGGAGCGCCGGGAGTCGGGCCGCGAGACCATCCTGCGCTACCTGGACGACCTCCGCTCCTTCGCGACGGGCAACATGCGGGTCGGCGTCGAGCTGGATGTGCTGCCCGACGGGCAGATCATGTTCGCCGACGACCTGCGCGACCAGATGGACCTCTTCGTCGGCGCCATCCACTACCTGCCCACGGTCAAGCACAAGCTGGGGCAGGAGGCCGTCGAGGAGGAGTACCGCCGGCAGACCCGGTGGCTGCTGGAGTACGGCGTGGCCGTCCTGGCCCACCCCTTCCGCGCCGTCCTGTCGGCGGGCTATGAGGCGGGCGAGGAGCTGGTGCGGTGGACTGTCGAGCAGGCGGCCCAGTATGGCACGGCCGTGGAGATCAACTCTCACAAGCCCTTCGTCGAGCACGATGTCCAGATGGTGACACTGGCGCTCGAGCACGGTCTGCAGGTCGCGTGGGGCACCGATGCCCACAACAGCCGCGAGTTCGGGCAGTTCGGCTACCACAAGGACATCATGCGGCAGGCCGGCCTCGCCGACGACGAGATGGGGGACGTGCTGTTCAGGATGTAGCCCCTGTCCATGGTACCCGCGTGCCCACGCGACAACAGATGGAGGCGCACCATGCGCACGGCCAGCCTGTTCGCTCTTCTCGTCCTCGTCGGCGCCTCACTCGCCGGCGCCGCACCGGAGGCCCTCCGCAGTAGCGCCGCCTGGGCCATCTACCCGCAACCCTCCGCCACCGACTGGCAGGCCCTCCTGACCGGCGCCAACCTGGCCGCCGGCAAGTCGGTGGACGTGCGCCCGCAGCCCAACTACACCCACACCGTGGACCCCGACGACCCCGCGCAACTGACTGACGGCGTGCTCGCCGGCGACGGCCGCCAGATGCACACCGACCGGCGCGCCGTCGGCTGGGCCTATACGCCCTATGTCCGCGTCACGGTAGACCTGGGCGCGGTGCGGCCGGTGGGGCGGGTGCTGTGGCGTCAGGCCTCGCTGAACCAGGACAACACACTCCCCCAGCAGCTCATCCTGTCGCTCAGCAGCGACGGCGAGTCCTTCCACCCCGCCCTGCGCATCAGCCAGAAGACCCACGCCGACGACAACCCGGCGGTGACGTACGAGCCCGTCCCGGGGGACACACCGGCGATCTACACCCTCGCTCTGCAGGCCGGCGCGCAGGCGCGGTACGTGCGCCTGGACATCGCCGCCCATGGGCTGGTCATCGCCGACGAGTTGGCGGTGCTCGCCGGTCCGGCAGACCTGCCGGCGCTCCCGCCTGCCCAGCCGGGCAAGCGCGAATGGCTGGACAACGTTTTCGACCGCCGCGACCAGTTCAGCAAGCTCATCGCGCCGGGGAACCTGGCCGCAGGGCTGACGCTGCGCTATGCCCCCCAGCCAGACTACCGGCTGACGACCGATGGCACCGACCCGGCCAACCTCACCGACGGGCAGTTCGGCGAGCGCACCGATGAGAAGATCTGGTTCGAGAAGCGCGCGGTGTGCTGGCAGGGGGCGCCGCTGGTCAGCCTCTTCGCCGACCTGGGCCAGGTGCAGCCCATCGCGTCGGTCGTCGGTCGCTTCCTGGGTGGCAAGGAGCAGGGCGGCCTGACCTTCCCCGACGAGCTGCGGGTGCTGCTGAGCACCGACGGCAACGACTACTACCAGGTCGTCGCCCGCCACAGGCGCGGCCTCGACGACGCCTCGGCCGAGGCCTACGACCTGCCCGAGGAGAAGGTCGCCTGGGTCCACAACTTCGTGCTGCCGGTGGGCTACCGGGCGCGTTATGTGGTGCTGCAGGCCCTGCACCAAAAGCAGTTCATCTGCGCCGACGAGGTCGCCGTCGTCAAAGGCGCCGACACCCTTCCGGACTTCACCCCGGCCGTCGGCAAGCGCGTGACCATCGTCACCAGTGGCGTGGCCTTCGAGCCGGTGGCCGTGGAACGGGTGCCCATTGCGACCATGCCCCTGCGCTGCAAGCTGGCCCTTCAGGATGCGCGGCCCGGCGAGAGCTTCGGCAAGCCCTGCAAGCTGGTGCTCGACCTGCCCGAGACCGTGCGCATGGACTCGGCGGGCTACACCCCCGGCACCGTGACGCACGCGGGCCGATCTTTCCAGCGCTACCAGGTGGACTGGAAGGGCGAGGGCACCGACTTTCGCCTCCAGAGCCTGCTGCCCGAGGGCAAGACCGACACGCTCTACACCTACGGCGACTGCGGCCAAGGCCCTGAGAACGAGCGGCAGATCACCTGGGAGTCCATCGTCATCCCGGCGGCGCGGCTGCCGAAGCGGCTGCACATGACGCTGGCCTGGGTCGGCTCGGAGGGCCTGGTGGAGACCTGGCCCGGCTACTTCGCGGCCATGAAGCACCTGGGCTTCAACGGCGTCGGGTTCTTCCCGAGGTACTGGTCGGACCAGACCAGGGACAAGAACATCGCCGCCGTCGCGGAGGCCCGCCGGCAGGGCCTGGCGATTATCCAGAACGAGTCACCCAGCGGCGCGCTGTCGGCGGACCGGCGACAACCTGAGACCCACTCGCAGTTCGTCGACGGCAAGACCGGCGACTTCTGCCCCGCGTACCGGGGCCAGTACTACCAGAAGGAACTGGCC
This window of the bacterium genome carries:
- a CDS encoding site-specific DNA-methyltransferase, encoding MPHAPLTLAAHEVRIASQYDPSAEATLHLGDCLELMAQIPDAAASLVVTSPPYNIGKQYEKRRSLDTYLAMQAAVIREAVRITAPEGSICWQVGNYVENGEIVPLDVLLYPIFAGHGLQLRNRVVWHFEHGLHCTKRFSGRYEVILWFTRTEAYHFDLDAVRVPQKYQSKKYFKGPKAGQLSCHPAGKNPGDLWIMPNVKANHREKTAHPCQYPIALVERLVLALTKPGDLVVDPYIGVGTSAVAALMHQRRAAGADIVAEYLDIARQRIAQALAGTVPYRPLDMPIYDPSLPNGGHN
- a CDS encoding restriction endonuclease, with protein sequence MRIVEMYSHLNGHEHILVHKPAIWKDIENCVRRIDAEACRTKISREKTMRGKLLYSPEALNGCFGRELAAREWAESRTSYWVTHDHQLIRRTLALAPGDQKRAIEEAGHTPIFSYNQTDFVKNRIAVEVQLGKYSFIAYDLFVKHMAFFVGDVIDVGVEILAMKELQSQMSSGVGYYEGALYDLIRQGRGVPAVPLVLVGIAP
- a CDS encoding PHP domain-containing protein, with the protein product MLQQAFDCHTHTVRSACGEDITDEWLGERARENGFSFAVTDHTMHLYYEREIAWAMMSEDGIRLFEERRESGRETILRYLDDLRSFATGNMRVGVELDVLPDGQIMFADDLRDQMDLFVGAIHYLPTVKHKLGQEAVEEEYRRQTRWLLEYGVAVLAHPFRAVLSAGYEAGEELVRWTVEQAAQYGTAVEINSHKPFVEHDVQMVTLALEHGLQVAWGTDAHNSREFGQFGYHKDIMRQAGLADDEMGDVLFRM
- a CDS encoding discoidin domain-containing protein; the encoded protein is MRTASLFALLVLVGASLAGAAPEALRSSAAWAIYPQPSATDWQALLTGANLAAGKSVDVRPQPNYTHTVDPDDPAQLTDGVLAGDGRQMHTDRRAVGWAYTPYVRVTVDLGAVRPVGRVLWRQASLNQDNTLPQQLILSLSSDGESFHPALRISQKTHADDNPAVTYEPVPGDTPAIYTLALQAGAQARYVRLDIAAHGLVIADELAVLAGPADLPALPPAQPGKREWLDNVFDRRDQFSKLIAPGNLAAGLTLRYAPQPDYRLTTDGTDPANLTDGQFGERTDEKIWFEKRAVCWQGAPLVSLFADLGQVQPIASVVGRFLGGKEQGGLTFPDELRVLLSTDGNDYYQVVARHRRGLDDASAEAYDLPEEKVAWVHNFVLPVGYRARYVVLQALHQKQFICADEVAVVKGADTLPDFTPAVGKRVTIVTSGVAFEPVAVERVPIATMPLRCKLALQDARPGESFGKPCKLVLDLPETVRMDSAGYTPGTVTHAGRSFQRYQVDWKGEGTDFRLQSLLPEGKTDTLYTYGDCGQGPENERQITWESIVIPAARLPKRLHMTLAWVGSEGLVETWPGYFAAMKHLGFNGVGFFPRYWSDQTRDKNIAAVAEARRQGLAIIQNESPSGALSADRRQPETHSQFVDGKTGDFCPAYRGQYYQKELASFAQHAVWLQPDHIFYDIEAFWTGAVQEAMRCTRCQERYRQGGFASWDDFRAAMGVEMHRDMKAAIDQALAAAGLKKQIIYGSYRTEPVTDLNDGIFRFADLYPGLLQLAMPSLYVAGNGQAVADNISRNRARMQANDLVPWLSTGCYGEYDPVRTRDLILEALANGARGVTYYWYGHFDAGHFKYHAEATDLVAPLEDLFMDGKPVTGLKCDHGRIRVCGMGAGNEMAVLVSNYQGVAAGTTVQLTIPVTQRAPVRDMDSGKQIATLSPGRPLTLRLGPRTTQLLYVGSKYAAAVPRRQEAGRGQ